From Anopheles darlingi chromosome 2, idAnoDarlMG_H_01, whole genome shotgun sequence, the proteins below share one genomic window:
- the LOC125949897 gene encoding uncharacterized protein LOC125949897 isoform X7, translating into MISSSFKEPPENELQKSHETGTNLSEHQLRVQASLQRLNIPDWYKQYSGKDGATSAANTTAPVMGAGGTTTTTTTSSTATSGGLLRKRNSDVGRWTGLSSKTTSLSSLGSHRSDRSPVMLSPSAHSHHGQTGFSRWSTSHLNSNQTSPSVSTRGSFTRGGLNASAMSGYSSGSNATTAGPGYGAGNTIRNSFRQPYLGWRSQEKLSQPRTPAERLASSLLQQQQQQQHGSGKHKEQQQQQGEQQQHTNNKHQHQRQPKDESVVTPEIQSSIIEVTSAIVHYVNDQTNRHSRSRSTSPSQRCWLESSFVGTRPLDSPQTPMIENSSVLGSTHHSQQQQQQHHHHHHPTQQTAAGDHYRFNAGRMNGVEGTGMSAAAAAAAVPTFSLPSEHQMSPGSATLEDVLASLLGLPADSHRSSVVNSNSVNNHTLQIEPLQTRRRSEGDAATRKRNDSGGSVAISTATTNTSGSGGNDHHQQQQQQQQQHSAKQITSRDLLTAGDNRITRRVSLDSAEAAGHHHHGAGGHRGAGDYLKCRYPKCDASATLAEARKTYKSCHNCSHLYCSRECRRAHWERHRKACLHSRVSALCRLVLSACKDDADTLRHLSALARRGYLSQGRGVVRILFRSPESADSFLKQGFQCLGEVSYVRWPDLLPAEMGPELYSELLKLSTEYKPDSKMLIYVAICVVSEAPGSATAPVKWERQLVSRCAKLKLCRSVLTEQPIGIAGDPASNKPTIVTPRKDTVDEVLVLSFQILAKTTQRAREQVSNNIQSILRQRGVQLRKHYPEVHQRLATFVEGTTDRFLPVTLHPRDSGTGRSFVCIIMPNYGETGDRVQFPVSENSDDRVITIDVGADLGDDLTSKL; encoded by the exons CCGCCAGAGAATGAGCTGCAGAAGTCGCACGAGACGGGCACCAACCTGAGTGAGCATCAGTTGCGAGTGCAGGCCTCACTGCAGCGGCTGAACATCCCCGACTGGTACAAGCAGTACTCGGGGAAGGATGGTGCGACGTCGGCGGCCAACACAACCGCACCGGTGATGGGCGCAGGAggaaccacgaccaccaccaccacgagcagcacggCCACGAGTGGTGGTCTGCTGCGGAAACGCAACAGCGACGTTGGCCGCTGGACCGGGCTGAGCTCGAAGACCACTTCGCTCAGTTCGCTCGGATCGCACCGATCGGACCGTAGTCCGGTGATGCTGAGCCCCTCCGCACACAGTCACCACGGTCAGACCGGGTTTTCGCGGTGGTCCACGTCGCACCTGAACTCCAATCAAACGTCACCGAGCGTTTCGACGCGCGGTTCCTTCACTCGCGGTGGTCTCAATGCGAGCGCCATGTCCGGCTACTCGAGCGGTTCCAACGCGACGACGGCTGGTCCCGGCTATGGTGCCGGTAACACCATCCGCAACTCGTTCCGCCAACCATACCTAGGCTGGCGCAGTCAGGAGAAGCTCTCGCAACCAAGAACACCGGCAGAAAG GTTGGCATCATCCCtattgcagcaacagcagcagcaacagcacggctCTGGCAAGCAtaaggaacagcagcagcaacaaggggagcaacagcagcacacgaacaacaaacaccagcaccaacgccAACCGAAGGATGAATCGGTCGTGACGCCGGAAATTCAATCCTCGATCATTGAGGTCACATCCGCGATTGTACATTATGTAAATGACCAAACGAATCGACACTCACGCAGTAGATCAACTAGTCCAAGCCAAAG ATGTTGGCTAGAAAGTTCATTTGTTGGCACCCGGCCCCTCGACTCCCCTCAAACGCCAATGATCGAGAATAGTTCCGTTCTAGGATCAACCCAccacagccaacagcagcagcagcaacaccaccaccaccatcatccgacACAGCAAACGGCGGCCGGCGACCACTATCGGTTTAATGCGGGCCGGATGAATGGCGTCG AGGGAACAGGCAtgtcggcggcagcggcggcggcggcggttccgACGTTCTCGCTACCATCCGAGCATCAAATGTCGCCCGGATCGGCCACCCTAGAGGATGTGCTCGCCTCGTTGCTCGGTTTGCCGGCCGACTCCCACAGGTCCTCAG TGGTCAACAGTAACAGTGTCAACAACCATACGCTCCAGATCGAACCACTGCAGACGCGCCGCAGAAGCGAAGGTGATGCGGCAACACGCAAACGGAACGATAGCGGCGGCTCGGTTGCCATCAGCACCGCGACCACCAATACTAGCGGTTCGGGAGgcaatgatcatcatcagcagcagcagcagcaacagcagcaacactctgCAAAGCAGATCACTTCGCGAGATCTGCTGACTGCTGGAGATAATCGGATCACGCGTCGCGTTTCACTGGATTCGGCTGAAGCGGctggtcaccatcatcatggggCAGGTGGTCATCGTGGTGCGGGTGATTACCTCAAGTGTCGCTATCCGAAGTGCGATGCAAGCGCGACGCTGGCCGAGGCCCGCAAAACCTACAAAAGCTGCCACAACTGCTCCCATCTGTACTGTTCGCGTGAGTGCCGGCGGGCGCACTGGGAGCGGCACCGGAAGGCTTGCCTGCACTCGCGGGTGTCCGCCCTGTGCCGGTTGGTGCTGTCCGCGTGCAAGGACGACGCGGACACGCTGCGCCACCTGAGTGCGCTGGCCCGGCGGGGTTACCTGTCGCAGGGGCGAGGTGTTGTTAGAATACTGTTCCGCAGTCCGGAGAGCGCCGACTCCTTCCTCAAGCAGGGCTTCCAGTGTCTGGGTGAGGTGTCGTACGTCCGCTGGCCGGACCTACTGCCGGCCGAGATGGGCCCGGAGCTGTACTCGGAGCTGCTGAAGCTCAGCACCGAGTACAAGCCCGACTCGAAGATGCTCATCTACGTGGCGATCTGCGTCGTATCGGAGGCGCCCGGTAGTGCCACTGCCCCGGTCAAGTGGGAACGTCAGCTCGTGTCACGCTGTGCCAAGCTCAAACTATGCCGCTCCGTACTGACGGAGCAACCGATCGGGATAGCCGGTGATCCCGCCAGCAACAAGCCAACGATCGTGACTCCACGCAAGGACACGGTCGATGAGGTGTTGGTACTGTCGTTTCAGATACTTGCCAAAACGACGCAACGGGCCCGCGAGCAGGTATCGAACAATATCCAGTCGATACTGCGCCAACGGGGGGTGCAGCTTCGGAAGCACTATCCGGAGGTCCACCAGCGGTTGGCCACCTTTGTCGAGGGCACTACCGATCGGTTTCTACCGGTGACGCTGCATCCACGGGATAGCGGAACGGGCCGATCGTTCGTTTGCATCATCATGCCCAACTACGGCGAAACTGGCGATCGGGTACAGTTCCCGGTGTCGGAGAATAGTGACGATCGTGTCATTACCATCGACGTCGGTGCCGATCTGGGTGATGATTTAACGAGCAAACTGTAA